A region from the Manihot esculenta cultivar AM560-2 chromosome 13, M.esculenta_v8, whole genome shotgun sequence genome encodes:
- the LOC110629755 gene encoding uncharacterized acetyltransferase At3g50280, whose translation MSLPFPSSLANLHTKSERESETDNRDATQFLPKNKKMPSAPSITLISKCRVFPDQKSTMEDLKLSVSDLYLLPRHYIQKGCLFTRPSIPIESLVFLLKNSLSQTLSHFPPLAGRFKTDPNGYIYITCNDAGVDFLHATATHLSIRDILSPVHVPECVKSFFAFDRTVSYDGHFKPILAVQVTELADGVFIGCALNHSVTDGTSFWNFFNTFADISRGIKKICRMPDFSRNSVLISPAVPQVPEGGPKVTFDENEPLSERIFSFSREAILKLKARANNKKWIQNSGIDTVELMGKQSNDLLCNQINGKTMTTILENSSKNAVSKPQGMESNKTPPPPAAAPAEISSFQSLCALLWKAVTRARKLSPDKTTTFRMSVNCRHRLNPKLDPLYFGNAIQGVYTYASAGDVLSQDLRWCAEQLNKNVIAHNDEMVRRFVENWEKNPRCFPLGNFDGATMTVASSPRFPMYDNDFGWGRPLAVRSGRANKFDGKISAFPGREGGGSVDLEVTLSPETMAGIECDDEFMQYVSN comes from the coding sequence ATGTCACTTCCCTTCCCATCATCACTCGCAAATTTACATACAAAAAGCGAGCGAGAGAGTGAGACAGATAACAGAGACGCCACTCAATTTCttccaaaaaacaaaaaaatgccTTCTGCTCCATCTATAACTCTGATCTCAAAATGCAGAGTCTTCCCAGACCAGAAATCCACCATGGAAGACCTCAAGCTTTCAGTCTCTGACCTTTATTTGCTCCCTCGTCACTATATTCAAAAGGGTTGTCTCTTCACTCGTCCTTCAATTCCAATTGAATCCCTTGTTTTCCTTCTTAAGAATTCTCTCTCTCAAACACTTTCTCACTTCCCTCCACTCGCTGGTCGCTTCAAAACAGACCCCAATGGCTACATTTACATCACCTGCAACGACGCAGGGGTTGATTTCCTGCACGCCACTGCTACCCATCTCTCCATTCGCGATATTCTTTCACCAGTTCATGTGCCGGAGTGCGTCAAGAGCTTCTTTGCTTTTGATCGTACTGTTAGTTACGATGGACATTTTAAGCCAATTTTGGCCGTTCAGGTGACGGAGCTAGCAGATGGGGTTTTCATTGGCTGTGCCTTGAACCATTCTGTCACAGATGGAACTTCCTTCTGGAACTTCTTTAACACCTTCGCTGATATTTCTAGAGGAATTAAGAAAATCTGCCGAATGCCTGATTTTTCAAGGAACTCGGTGCTGATATCTCCGGCGGTGCCTCAAGTCCCTGAAGGTGGCCCCAAGGTCACGTTTGATGAAAACGAGCCATTAAGTGAAAGAATCTTCAGCTTTAGCAGAGAAGCGATTTTGAAGCTCAAAGCCAGAGCTAACAACAAGAAATGGATTCAGAATTCAGGCATTGACACTGTCGAATTAATGGGGAAACAAAGTAATGATCTTTTATGTAATCAAATCAACGGGAAGACGATGACTACAATTCTTGAAAACTCGTCCAAGAACGCCGTTTCGAAACCTCAAGGAATGGAGTCCAACAAaactccaccaccaccagcagcagcaCCAGCAGAGATTTCTTCTTTTCAATCATTGTGCGCGCTGCTGTGGAAGGCAGTGACGCGGGCGAGGAAGCTGAGCCCGGATAAAACGACGACGTTCAGAATGTCGGTGAATTGCCGGCACCGGTTGAACCCgaaattggatccactttattTCGGAAACGCAATTCAAGGCGTATACACTTACGCATCAGCAGGCGACGTGTTATCTCAGGATCTGCGCTGGTGTGCCGAACAATTAAATAAGAACGTGATTGCTCACAACGACGAAATGGTACGtcgttttgtggagaattgggAGAAGAATCCACGGTGTTTCCCGTTGGGGAACTTTGATGGTGCAACAATGACCGTGGCTAGCTCGCCTAGATTTCCAATGTACGATAATGATTTTGGGTGGGGCCGACCTTTGGCCGTTAGGAGTGGTAGGGCCAACAAGTTTGACGGTAAGATCTCGGCATTTCCTGGACGAGAAGGCGGCGGCAGCGTGGATCTGGAGGTGACTTTGTCGCCTGAAACAATGGCTGGGATTGAGTGTGACGATGAATTCATGCAATATGTATCTAACTAA